The Deltaproteobacteria bacterium genome window below encodes:
- a CDS encoding amidohydrolase yields the protein MAQIEVIDADGHITETDAQLKKYMPEKYVKRVSSLAPGDSWDRSLSGKLGTRAGDAKTWLAAMDKGGVSTAVLYPTNGLSIGWIREPDVAVQYAQAWNNFCSEEFQKISPRLKCVALVSFQDVPEAVKELRRAVQDLKQVGLMLPAVGLRHPLGHESYWPIYEEAEKLNCMVGVHATVRGPHYFAGDMFDQFIEVHTLSHSFAQMMHACSMMFRGVFDRFPKLRIAFMEAGCSWAPYWFGRMSEEWELRGEVEAPMCKRKPLDYLKDGRIYFHAEDYEPLIGAATQVMSHQNIYYASDFPHWDNEFPQNIEHLGKRKDLNDEAKKWLFAETAKKLYNLS from the coding sequence ATGGCGCAAATTGAAGTCATCGATGCCGACGGACACATTACCGAAACCGATGCGCAGCTCAAAAAATACATGCCAGAAAAGTATGTGAAGCGGGTTTCCAGCTTGGCGCCCGGCGATAGCTGGGATCGTTCGCTCAGCGGCAAGCTTGGGACGCGAGCCGGAGATGCCAAGACTTGGCTGGCGGCCATGGACAAGGGCGGGGTTTCGACAGCGGTGCTCTATCCGACCAACGGCCTGAGCATTGGCTGGATTCGTGAGCCGGACGTAGCCGTGCAATACGCGCAGGCGTGGAACAATTTTTGTTCGGAAGAGTTTCAGAAAATTAGTCCGCGCTTGAAATGCGTGGCGTTGGTTTCGTTCCAGGACGTCCCGGAAGCGGTGAAGGAACTGCGCCGGGCCGTGCAAGATTTGAAGCAGGTCGGCTTGATGCTGCCTGCCGTCGGCCTGCGTCATCCCCTCGGCCACGAAAGCTATTGGCCGATCTACGAAGAAGCGGAGAAGCTAAATTGCATGGTCGGCGTGCACGCCACCGTGCGCGGGCCGCATTACTTTGCCGGCGACATGTTCGATCAGTTCATCGAGGTGCACACGTTGTCGCATTCGTTTGCGCAGATGATGCACGCCTGCAGCATGATGTTTCGCGGCGTGTTTGACCGGTTCCCCAAGCTGCGCATTGCTTTCATGGAAGCCGGCTGCAGCTGGGCGCCCTATTGGTTTGGTCGCATGAGCGAGGAGTGGGAGCTGCGCGGCGAGGTCGAGGCGCCCATGTGTAAAAGAAAGCCGCTCGATTATTTGAAGGACGGGCGCATTTATTTTCACGCGGAAGATTATGAACCGCTTATCGGGGCGGCCACTCAGGTGATGTCGCATCAGAACATTTACTACGCCTCGGACTTTCCCCACTGGGATAATGAGTTTCCGCAAAACATCGAGCACCTGGGCAAGCGCAAAGATTTGAATGACGAGGCGAAAAAGTGGTTGTTCGCAGAGACTGCGAAAAAGCTCTACAACTTGTCGTGA
- a CDS encoding UbiD family decarboxylase: protein MIYNGLRDWLGKVDQLGELKTLENIDWNLEMGAIVDVLYREHPPYAPVVVFDKIKDYAPGFRTLFGHFASPRRIGLTLGITEPFDHVLQFTRIYHERMKACTPLRREEVKTGAVQENVQEGSAVDLLKFPSPLIHEKDGGRYIGTGHLVITKDPDSDWINVGTYRIMSQDRDTLSIYIGPGKHAFIHKQKYFEKNQPMPVNVVLASDPLDWFAAACPVPAGTSEFDYAGGLRGAPTKVIQSDITGLPYPADAEIVIEGEIRPGEFKDEGSFGEWPGYYASPRSPEPFIRVKRVLHRNDPIISGANPARPPHTLTLLRAITRSAHVWEEMEKAGIPDVKGVWSHEPGPRQFTVVAIEQRYPGHVKQAGVIASQCFSGGYQNRFTIVVDDDIDPTRIDDVVWALSTRCDPAEDIDIQRRSWSSSLDPMIHPDSEVFLNSRAVIDACRPYEWMNRFPDVAETSPELRKKVIDKLGGGFFGLR from the coding sequence ATGATCTACAACGGCCTGCGTGACTGGCTTGGCAAAGTCGACCAACTCGGCGAACTCAAAACGCTTGAAAACATCGACTGGAACCTGGAGATGGGTGCGATTGTCGATGTGCTTTATCGAGAGCATCCGCCCTATGCGCCGGTTGTTGTCTTCGACAAGATCAAGGATTACGCGCCTGGCTTCCGCACGTTGTTCGGTCATTTCGCTTCGCCGAGACGGATTGGTTTAACGTTGGGCATTACCGAGCCCTTCGATCATGTGTTGCAGTTCACGCGCATCTACCATGAGCGCATGAAGGCCTGCACTCCGCTGCGCCGCGAGGAAGTGAAAACCGGTGCGGTGCAGGAGAACGTCCAAGAGGGGAGTGCGGTCGATCTTCTAAAATTCCCATCGCCGCTGATTCATGAGAAAGACGGCGGACGTTATATCGGCACAGGACACTTGGTGATTACTAAAGATCCCGACTCGGATTGGATCAACGTCGGCACCTACCGGATCATGTCGCAGGACCGCGACACGCTGTCGATCTACATCGGGCCGGGCAAGCACGCTTTCATTCACAAACAGAAATATTTCGAGAAGAACCAGCCGATGCCGGTCAATGTCGTGCTCGCGAGTGATCCGTTGGATTGGTTCGCCGCAGCTTGCCCCGTTCCCGCAGGCACGAGCGAGTTCGACTACGCCGGAGGCCTGCGCGGCGCGCCGACCAAAGTTATTCAGAGCGACATCACTGGATTGCCGTATCCTGCTGACGCGGAAATCGTCATCGAGGGCGAAATTCGCCCAGGCGAATTCAAAGACGAGGGGTCGTTCGGCGAATGGCCGGGCTACTACGCCAGCCCGCGCAGCCCGGAGCCGTTCATTCGAGTCAAGCGAGTGCTGCACCGCAACGATCCGATTATCTCGGGCGCCAACCCGGCGCGGCCGCCGCACACGCTGACATTGCTGCGCGCGATAACGCGCTCGGCACATGTGTGGGAGGAAATGGAGAAGGCCGGCATCCCCGACGTGAAAGGCGTCTGGTCGCACGAACCGGGCCCGCGGCAGTTCACCGTGGTAGCGATCGAGCAGCGCTATCCGGGCCACGTCAAACAAGCCGGAGTGATTGCCTCACAGTGCTTCTCGGGTGGCTATCAGAATCGCTTTACCATCGTCGTCGACGATGACATCGACCCGACACGCATCGATGATGTCGTCTGGGCGCTGTCGACACGCTGCGATCCGGCGGAAGATATCGACATCCAACGACGCAGCTGGTCGAGCTCGCTCGACCCGATGATCCATCCCGACTCGGAAGTGTTTTTAAACTCGCGCGCGGTGATCGACGCCTGCCGGCCCTATGAATGGATGAACCGCTTTCCTGATGTTGCGGAAACTAGCCCGGAATTGCGTAAGAAAGTGATTGACAAACTAGGAGGGGGATTCTTCGGCTTACGGTAA
- a CDS encoding ABC transporter substrate-binding protein, whose amino-acid sequence MKKYLSVLSFVALLGSAAVVTAQDRVRIGVPLFPTVSYPVLIAAEKGFFEKYGLKGEIIRINSEPTTYQALISGDIDATSGAPTGLVQSNLQGVPVVSLGSWDNYVSYTVMSKDKIDDLSQLRGKKVGINRLGGKSSLILRVMLEDAGLNTSKDVTLLQLGGSQERLAALVRGGIDAAPVDFAFEPKMRQMGFHLVPGKKTPFMNGPITVTAASLKANRGKWVRFVRAYAEATHYMTVNKDGAQEVLKKSSAITRRKPSITRGLR is encoded by the coding sequence ATGAAAAAATATCTCAGCGTGCTCAGTTTCGTCGCGCTACTCGGCAGCGCAGCCGTCGTCACGGCGCAGGATCGGGTGCGCATCGGCGTGCCGCTGTTTCCCACGGTTTCTTATCCGGTGCTGATCGCGGCCGAGAAAGGCTTCTTTGAGAAGTATGGGCTCAAGGGCGAAATCATCCGCATCAACAGTGAGCCGACGACCTATCAAGCGCTTATCTCGGGCGACATCGACGCCACCTCGGGCGCGCCCACTGGCTTGGTGCAGTCCAACCTGCAGGGCGTGCCGGTGGTGTCGCTGGGCAGTTGGGACAATTACGTTTCCTACACCGTCATGTCCAAGGATAAGATCGACGACTTGTCGCAGCTGCGCGGCAAGAAGGTCGGCATCAATCGGCTTGGCGGAAAGTCTTCGTTGATCCTGCGCGTCATGCTTGAAGACGCCGGGCTCAATACTTCCAAAGACGTGACCCTGCTTCAGCTCGGCGGCTCGCAGGAACGTCTGGCGGCGCTGGTGCGCGGCGGCATCGATGCGGCGCCGGTGGATTTTGCCTTCGAGCCGAAAATGAGGCAGATGGGCTTTCATCTCGTGCCCGGCAAAAAGACCCCGTTCATGAACGGGCCGATCACAGTGACGGCGGCGTCACTGAAGGCGAACCGCGGCAAGTGGGTGCGGTTCGTTAGAGCTTATGCCGAAGCCACCCATTACATGACGGTCAATAAAGATGGCGCGCAAGAAGTGCTGAAAAAATCATCGGCAATAACGAGAAGGAAACCATCGATCACGCGTGGACTGAGATGA
- a CDS encoding RNA-binding protein — MGSKLYVGGLPYSVTGDRLQEIFSEHGTVESASVISDKFTGQSRGFGFVEMSSSGEAQKAIDSLNGTQLDGRTLTVNEAKPMAKREGFGGGGGNRGGGRGNRDGGGRNRW; from the coding sequence ATGGGTAGCAAACTTTACGTCGGCGGATTACCGTACTCGGTGACCGGCGATCGGCTCCAAGAAATTTTCTCGGAGCATGGCACGGTGGAATCGGCCAGCGTGATTTCCGATAAATTTACCGGACAATCCCGCGGTTTCGGCTTTGTCGAGATGAGCTCGAGCGGCGAAGCGCAAAAGGCCATCGATAGCTTGAACGGCACGCAGCTCGACGGCCGCACGCTCACGGTCAACGAGGCCAAGCCAATGGCAAAGCGTGAAGGCTTTGGTGGAGGCGGCGGCAACCGTGGCGGTGGCCGGGGTAATCGCGACGGCGGCGGGCGCAACCGCTGGTAG
- a CDS encoding AAA family ATPase encodes MEFRFENIIGNSKAMRGVLEMVKKVANTQATVLITGDSGTGKELIALALHAHSDRKDKLFLPVNCGALPETLLESLLFGHLKGSFTGAFANQEGLFEKARGGTIFLDEIGEIPQHLQVKLLRALEAKEILSIGSTTPRHIDVRVLAATNRNLKKEVEASRFREDLYYRLNIMEIHIPPLCERPEDIPLLVDHLIKKHNPELNKHFGGADADVVRTLMSLPWKGNVRELDNVIEHAMILAEGERLTLKDLPAAIIATGQSNPAFTFCLKDALRQFEKQHIIRVLDQAAQDRKEAAKLLDISLSSLYRKIEELGIE; translated from the coding sequence ATGGAATTTCGTTTCGAAAATATCATCGGCAACAGCAAAGCCATGCGCGGCGTGCTGGAGATGGTCAAGAAGGTGGCCAATACCCAGGCGACCGTGCTTATCACGGGCGACAGCGGCACGGGCAAAGAACTAATCGCCTTGGCGTTGCACGCGCACAGCGATCGTAAGGACAAGCTGTTTTTGCCGGTGAACTGCGGGGCTCTGCCGGAGACCTTGCTCGAGAGCTTGCTCTTTGGGCATTTGAAAGGATCGTTCACCGGTGCCTTTGCCAATCAGGAAGGGCTGTTTGAAAAGGCCCGAGGCGGGACGATCTTCCTCGACGAGATCGGTGAGATCCCACAGCACTTGCAGGTCAAACTGCTGCGCGCCTTGGAAGCCAAAGAAATCCTTTCGATCGGTAGCACGACGCCGCGCCACATCGACGTCCGGGTGCTGGCGGCCACCAACCGCAATCTTAAAAAAGAAGTAGAAGCGAGCCGTTTCCGCGAGGATCTTTATTATCGTCTGAACATCATGGAGATCCACATTCCGCCGCTCTGCGAGCGACCCGAGGATATCCCGCTACTGGTCGATCACCTGATCAAGAAGCACAACCCGGAGTTAAACAAACATTTCGGCGGCGCCGACGCCGACGTCGTGCGCACGCTGATGTCGCTGCCGTGGAAGGGCAATGTGCGCGAGCTGGACAATGTCATCGAGCACGCGATGATTCTCGCCGAAGGCGAGCGGCTGACGCTCAAAGATCTGCCGGCGGCGATCATCGCCACCGGTCAAAGCAACCCAGCCTTTACGTTTTGTTTGAAAGACGCGCTGCGGCAATTTGAAAAGCAGCACATTATCCGCGTCCTCGATCAGGCTGCGCAAGATCGCAAGGAAGCGGCCAAGCTGCTCGACATTAGTTTGTCTTCGCTTTACCGCAAGATCGAAGAGCTAGGGATCGAGTAA
- a CDS encoding DoxX family membrane protein, with translation MKTERVAIEEPRVSRLLFSDTRFGWLWLPLRLYLGYMWFEAGWHKFVDPKWMGSGEALLEYWKRGLKMAPKPTISYDWYRSFIEYLVSLEAHTWFSKLIIFGELAIAVALILGAFVGVAAFFGGLMNWSFIMAGSASTNGMLFAIATWLVLAWRNAGWIGLDRWLLTWLGTPWKPGHVFHTGRAANVS, from the coding sequence ATGAAAACCGAGAGGGTCGCGATTGAGGAGCCGCGCGTCTCACGCCTGTTGTTTAGTGACACACGCTTCGGCTGGCTTTGGCTGCCGCTGCGTTTATACCTGGGCTACATGTGGTTCGAGGCGGGCTGGCATAAGTTTGTCGATCCCAAATGGATGGGCAGCGGCGAAGCGCTGTTGGAGTATTGGAAACGGGGCCTGAAAATGGCGCCCAAGCCGACGATTTCCTACGATTGGTATCGGAGCTTCATTGAATACTTGGTCAGCCTCGAGGCGCACACCTGGTTCTCCAAGCTGATTATCTTTGGTGAATTGGCGATTGCCGTTGCTTTGATTCTCGGTGCCTTCGTCGGCGTGGCGGCTTTTTTTGGCGGTTTGATGAACTGGAGCTTCATCATGGCCGGATCGGCTTCGACAAACGGCATGCTGTTCGCGATCGCCACGTGGCTGGTGCTCGCCTGGCGCAATGCCGGTTGGATCGGCCTCGATCGTTGGTTACTGACCTGGCTGGGCACGCCCTGGAAACCGGGCCACGTGTTCCACACGGGACGCGCGGCGAATGTAAGCTAG
- a CDS encoding VOC family protein encodes MDAKTHGAFSWCELMTSDPGAAKNFYSKLFGWGLEEMNMGMPYTVVKAAGEHVGGIMATPPNAQGMPPMWGCYVTVNDVDAVAKSAEQLGGKVLVPPQDIPNVGRFCWIQDPQGAAIGAIKYSG; translated from the coding sequence ATGGATGCAAAAACTCACGGAGCCTTTAGCTGGTGCGAGTTGATGACCAGCGATCCTGGCGCGGCGAAAAACTTTTACAGCAAGCTCTTCGGCTGGGGCTTGGAAGAGATGAACATGGGCATGCCCTACACTGTCGTCAAAGCGGCGGGGGAACATGTCGGCGGCATTATGGCGACGCCGCCCAATGCTCAAGGCATGCCGCCGATGTGGGGCTGCTACGTGACGGTCAACGACGTCGACGCCGTCGCCAAGAGCGCTGAGCAGCTCGGCGGCAAAGTCTTGGTGCCGCCGCAGGATATTCCCAACGTCGGTCGCTTCTGTTGGATTCAAGATCCGCAGGGCGCCGCCATCGGCGCGATCAAATACAGCGGCTGA
- a CDS encoding peptidase E — MAEKLRHIIPIGGGGFYRDPDNLALERYVLKQSGADNARVCFIPTASGEPDHYVASFYAAFLKLGCRPSVLTFFKRTPDLRSFLLNQDVIFVGGGNTKSMLAVWRDWGAGEILREAWESGVVLTGVSAGAICWFEQGLTDSFSDKLRPLNCLGFLPGSCCPHFDGEVQRRPSYHQLLANGEIGAGVAIEDWTGVHYIGTEIHKVIASKRGARAYSMRPVAGSAQEVPLATEFVE, encoded by the coding sequence ATGGCGGAGAAGCTTAGACACATTATTCCCATCGGTGGCGGTGGCTTTTACCGTGACCCCGACAATCTCGCATTAGAGAGGTACGTGCTCAAACAAAGCGGTGCTGACAACGCGCGCGTCTGCTTCATTCCCACCGCGAGCGGCGAGCCGGATCATTACGTGGCGAGCTTTTATGCGGCGTTTCTAAAACTTGGCTGCCGACCCTCTGTGCTGACGTTTTTTAAGCGCACGCCTGATCTGCGTTCGTTTTTGCTGAATCAGGATGTAATCTTTGTCGGCGGCGGCAACACGAAGAGCATGCTTGCGGTGTGGCGCGATTGGGGCGCCGGCGAGATTCTGCGTGAGGCGTGGGAATCGGGTGTGGTTCTCACCGGAGTTAGCGCCGGCGCGATCTGTTGGTTCGAACAGGGCTTGACCGATTCTTTTTCGGATAAGCTGCGGCCGTTAAACTGCCTGGGCTTTTTGCCTGGCAGTTGCTGTCCGCACTTCGACGGTGAAGTGCAGCGGCGACCGTCGTATCATCAACTCCTGGCAAACGGCGAGATCGGCGCCGGCGTGGCGATCGAAGATTGGACCGGTGTGCATTATATCGGCACGGAAATCCACAAAGTGATCGCCTCCAAGCGCGGCGCGCGCGCATACAGCATGCGCCCGGTCGCCGGCTCGGCGCAGGAAGTGCCGCTGGCGACCGAGTTTGTCGAGTAA
- a CDS encoding dihydrodipicolinate synthase family protein encodes MNEFHGVFPYLVSPVDTDGSVKADVLARLCDDLIKAGVHGLTPLGSTGEFAYLTWAQRRRVVEVVIETARGRVPVVAGVASTTIADAQMQAREYERMGCSGILAILEAYFPIADDGVHSYFKAIADAVSLPVVLYTNPNFQRSDLSLPVIDKLSHVANIGYIKDASNNTGRLLSIINQVGDRMKVFAASAHIPATVMLIGGVGWMAGPACVAPRQSVELYETCKRGDWNRAMALQRPLWALNQAFAKYNLAACIKGALELQGYAVGAPLPPQAPLTKDALADVKTTLANIGAL; translated from the coding sequence ATGAATGAATTCCACGGAGTCTTCCCGTATCTCGTTTCTCCTGTCGACACAGACGGCAGCGTCAAAGCGGACGTCCTAGCGCGATTGTGCGATGACTTAATCAAAGCCGGTGTGCATGGGTTGACGCCGCTGGGCTCTACTGGAGAGTTCGCTTACCTGACTTGGGCGCAGCGGCGGCGCGTTGTCGAAGTCGTTATTGAAACTGCGCGTGGCCGGGTGCCCGTGGTTGCCGGTGTGGCATCGACCACGATCGCCGATGCGCAGATGCAGGCGCGCGAGTACGAGCGGATGGGGTGCAGCGGGATTCTGGCGATTCTTGAAGCTTATTTTCCGATTGCCGACGACGGCGTCCATAGCTATTTCAAAGCGATCGCCGACGCGGTCTCGTTGCCGGTGGTGCTTTATACCAATCCAAATTTTCAACGCTCCGACCTGAGCCTGCCGGTGATCGACAAGCTGAGCCATGTGGCGAACATCGGCTACATCAAGGATGCTTCGAACAATACCGGCCGGCTGCTCTCGATCATCAACCAAGTAGGCGACCGTATGAAAGTGTTCGCCGCGTCGGCGCATATTCCGGCGACGGTGATGCTGATCGGCGGCGTTGGCTGGATGGCGGGGCCGGCGTGCGTGGCGCCGCGCCAGAGCGTTGAGCTCTACGAAACTTGTAAACGCGGCGATTGGAACAGAGCGATGGCGCTGCAGCGGCCGCTGTGGGCGCTGAATCAAGCGTTCGCCAAGTACAATCTGGCGGCGTGCATCAAGGGCGCGCTGGAGTTGCAGGGCTACGCTGTTGGCGCACCGCTGCCGCCGCAGGCGCCGCTAACGAAGGATGCCCTAGCAGACGTTAAGACGACACTGGCCAACATCGGTGCGCTATAA
- a CDS encoding mandelate racemase/muconate lactonizing enzyme family protein translates to MRQKAGSIYNQAMKITQTHAQLIKLPVDEPLADGPLYQRPFHPFIALDVRTDSGIEGIGYTTFAGPLSATLTDAVARLGELIVGDDPLRTEAIGRKLRNAAAGSGPGGIFTLALSAIDIALWDIKGKALNQSLAMMLGGLRDKVPAYASGALLRSHSTDELLKAGRKLVERGWKQIKSQMALPGATNPRIEAERAHLLRQAIGPDIDLMCDINQRWSVNQAIDIGRRVEDVHFFWLEDVTVHDDYTGQARVADALATPLAAGECLYGITPFRHAIEAHAMDIVMIDLFRVGGISNWLKVAGMAEAFNLPVVSHLIPEIHVHLVAAIPNGLTVEYMPWSFHLFEEVPVPVKGELTVPTKPGLGLAFDRAALKKYAA, encoded by the coding sequence TTGCGCCAGAAAGCTGGCTCGATTTATAACCAAGCTATGAAGATTACCCAGACTCATGCCCAACTCATCAAGCTGCCCGTCGATGAGCCGCTGGCGGACGGTCCATTGTACCAACGGCCGTTTCACCCCTTCATAGCTCTCGACGTGCGCACGGACTCGGGCATCGAGGGCATTGGTTACACAACCTTTGCTGGGCCGCTAAGCGCGACCTTGACTGACGCGGTGGCTCGGCTCGGCGAGTTGATCGTCGGCGACGATCCGCTGCGCACGGAAGCGATCGGCCGCAAGCTGCGCAATGCCGCTGCCGGCTCCGGGCCAGGCGGTATTTTCACGCTGGCGCTGTCCGCCATCGATATCGCGTTGTGGGATATCAAGGGTAAAGCCTTGAACCAGTCATTGGCGATGATGCTCGGCGGCTTGCGCGACAAAGTGCCGGCCTACGCCAGCGGCGCGCTACTGCGCAGCCACTCCACTGACGAGCTGTTGAAAGCCGGCCGCAAGTTGGTTGAACGCGGCTGGAAGCAAATCAAATCGCAGATGGCGCTGCCCGGCGCAACCAACCCGAGAATCGAAGCCGAGCGCGCCCATCTGCTGCGCCAGGCGATCGGCCCCGATATCGATTTGATGTGCGACATCAACCAACGCTGGAGCGTCAACCAAGCCATCGACATCGGCCGGCGCGTCGAAGACGTGCATTTTTTCTGGCTCGAAGACGTGACGGTGCACGACGACTATACGGGTCAAGCGCGGGTCGCCGACGCACTGGCGACACCGCTGGCCGCCGGTGAATGCCTCTACGGCATTACGCCGTTTCGCCATGCTATCGAAGCCCACGCCATGGATATCGTTATGATCGATCTGTTCCGTGTCGGCGGCATTTCCAATTGGCTGAAAGTTGCCGGTATGGCTGAGGCGTTTAATCTGCCGGTGGTGAGCCATTTGATTCCTGAGATCCACGTTCATCTAGTTGCGGCAATTCCCAACGGCCTGACCGTGGAATACATGCCGTGGTCGTTCCACCTATTCGAAGAAGTGCCGGTACCGGTGAAGGGCGAGTTGACGGTGCCGACTAAGCCGGGGCTGGGGTTGGCGTTCGATCGTGCGGCGTTGAAAAAATACGCTGCTTAG
- a CDS encoding anaerobic sulfatase maturase, with protein sequence MVKTIGAICNLDCHYCYYLEKENLYPKGSNFRLDDKTLEEYIRQHIHATPGETVSFSWHGGEPTLLGVDFFRKAVEFQKKHLPPTKKIINGIQTNGTTIDDEWCEFFSKESFYIGLSLDGPRELHDHYRVTKGQKPTHKQVVQAFHMLRRAKVHVDLLCVVHDVNVKHPTQVYRYLKEIGGQYLQFLPLVEKTSDPANPAHKRSVPAAAYGKFLNTIFDEWVRHDIGKIFIQLFDESVRPFLGMEHALCIYRETCGDVPIVEHNGDFYSCDHYVLPEYKLGNIHEKPLAEMIEDPRQRDFGQKKWTSLPKYCRECEVLSMCNGGCPKDRIISTPDGDPGLNYLCAGLKDFFSHSKPYFKKFADLVDAGEPGEKLMQMVREEDAKRFVRQAGRNDPCPCGSGKKYKRCCGGARPGA encoded by the coding sequence ATGGTGAAGACCATCGGGGCGATCTGCAACCTCGACTGTCACTATTGCTACTACCTGGAAAAAGAAAATCTTTATCCGAAGGGCAGCAACTTCCGCCTCGACGACAAGACCCTCGAAGAATATATCCGTCAGCACATCCACGCCACACCCGGCGAAACCGTCAGTTTCTCCTGGCACGGCGGCGAGCCGACGCTGCTCGGCGTCGACTTTTTCCGCAAGGCCGTCGAGTTCCAGAAAAAGCATCTGCCTCCGACAAAGAAAATCATCAACGGCATTCAAACCAACGGCACAACCATCGACGACGAATGGTGCGAGTTTTTCAGCAAGGAGAGTTTTTACATTGGCCTGAGCCTTGACGGGCCGCGCGAGCTGCACGATCACTACCGCGTCACCAAAGGCCAGAAACCCACGCACAAACAAGTGGTGCAGGCCTTTCACATGTTGCGCAGAGCCAAAGTGCACGTGGACTTGCTCTGCGTCGTCCACGACGTGAACGTAAAGCACCCGACGCAGGTTTATCGCTATTTAAAAGAAATCGGCGGGCAGTATTTGCAGTTCCTGCCGCTGGTCGAAAAGACCAGCGACCCAGCCAATCCGGCGCACAAACGCAGCGTGCCGGCAGCGGCCTATGGGAAATTTCTCAACACCATCTTCGATGAATGGGTACGCCACGACATCGGCAAGATTTTCATTCAGCTCTTCGATGAATCGGTGCGGCCATTTCTCGGTATGGAGCACGCCCTGTGCATTTATCGGGAAACCTGCGGCGACGTGCCGATCGTCGAACACAACGGTGATTTTTACTCCTGCGACCACTATGTTTTGCCAGAATACAAGCTCGGCAACATCCACGAGAAGCCGCTGGCGGAAATGATCGAGGACCCAAGGCAACGCGACTTTGGCCAGAAGAAATGGACCAGCCTGCCCAAATATTGCCGCGAGTGCGAAGTTTTGAGCATGTGCAACGGCGGCTGCCCTAAAGACCGCATCATCAGCACGCCCGATGGCGATCCCGGGCTGAACTATCTCTGCGCCGGGCTCAAAGACTTTTTCAGTCACAGCAAACCCTACTTCAAGAAATTCGCCGACCTGGTCGACGCCGGCGAGCCCGGCGAAAAGCTCATGCAGATGGTGCGCGAAGAAGACGCCAAGCGCTTTGTTCGACAAGCCGGCCGCAACGACCCCTGCCCCTGCGGCAGCGGCAAAAAGTACAAGCGCTGCTGCGGCGGCGCGCGCCCCGGCGCTTAA
- a CDS encoding HDOD domain-containing protein has protein sequence MLCAADATVRSIVMQGAQVRQTDTKSKEKVRQYFRKVIEEKQLPSMPVVGAKVIRMIDDPGVSVRQLVRILSDDAGLTARILAASRSPFFGQRNHPKGLLEAVQVVGFRNLRNVVIASATQELFKVKSNMATRLWSHSLAVALGARIFSGNVRYADAEQAFLAGLLHDVGQMILMHADLACYEQVVRQTHHDKAQLTAKETEMYEFDHAFIGRALFDAWDIDATVAKAIGEHHDADQCNDPKSLAAILLVANYVAARCKLGFYVDPPAPDDGLLHAFGMATDEGMDKAIVALTEAHSAESSLF, from the coding sequence ATGCTTTGCGCCGCCGATGCTACTGTTAGGAGCATTGTTATGCAGGGGGCACAAGTCAGACAGACAGACACCAAGTCCAAAGAGAAGGTGCGGCAGTATTTTCGCAAAGTCATTGAAGAGAAACAGCTGCCTTCCATGCCCGTCGTGGGTGCGAAAGTCATTCGCATGATCGACGACCCCGGCGTCAGTGTGCGCCAGCTGGTGCGGATCCTGTCTGACGATGCCGGCTTGACGGCGCGTATTCTCGCCGCCTCGCGCTCGCCGTTCTTCGGCCAACGCAACCATCCGAAGGGACTTTTGGAAGCGGTGCAAGTGGTGGGCTTTCGCAACCTGCGCAACGTCGTGATTGCCTCGGCGACCCAGGAGCTATTCAAGGTGAAATCCAACATGGCGACCCGGCTGTGGTCGCACTCTTTGGCGGTCGCACTAGGCGCGCGCATTTTTTCGGGGAACGTTAGGTACGCCGATGCCGAGCAGGCATTTTTGGCGGGGTTGCTGCATGACGTTGGCCAAATGATTCTCATGCACGCCGATCTGGCCTGCTACGAACAGGTGGTCCGGCAGACGCATCACGACAAGGCACAGCTAACTGCAAAAGAAACCGAAATGTACGAATTCGATCACGCTTTCATTGGCCGCGCGCTATTCGATGCCTGGGACATCGACGCCACCGTGGCCAAAGCCATCGGCGAGCACCACGATGCGGATCAGTGCAACGATCCCAAGTCGCTTGCGGCCATCTTGCTGGTGGCAAACTACGTCGCAGCCCGATGCAAGTTAGGTTTTTACGTCGATCCACCAGCGCCGGACGATGGTCTGTTGCATGCGTTTGGCATGGCCACCGATGAGGGCATGGACAAAGCGATCGTCGCCTTGACGGAAGCGCACAGCGCTGAGAGCTCGCTGTTTTAG